A genomic segment from Nicotiana tabacum cultivar K326 chromosome 7, ASM71507v2, whole genome shotgun sequence encodes:
- the LOC107774890 gene encoding serine/threonine-protein kinase PEPKR2 isoform X2, which yields MENLGKKRKGVDISVTCQKDVSPFTVVRSHLSLEDYSRRKKKSREIVVEDANCCRKSVITGVVTAPPCGSARSRSPGRGLKRKIGCLDSATRLGRKKKIEQDYEMGEVIGKGKFGSVLLCRRKLSGEKHACKTLRKGEEIIHREVEIMQHLSGHPGVVTLKAVYEDAESFYLVMELCSGGRLLDQMARVGRYPEQQAANVIKDLMLVIRYCHEMGVVHRDIKPENVLLTTSGQVKVSDFGLAMRISDGQSLTGVVGSPAYVAPEVLLGDYTEKVDVWSVGVLLHALLMGGLPFQGDSLESIFSAIKEENLEFTGGPWEFVSQPARDLLSRMMTRDVSARASMDFILHRTHIEEPCKTNQKQADCYY from the exons ATGGAGAACTTGGGTAAGAAGAGAAAGGGAGTAGATATTTCAGTTACTTGTCAAAAAGATGTGAGTCCTTTCACAGTAGTCAGGTCACATTTATCACTTGAGGATTACTCGCGAAGGAAAAAGAAATCTAGGGAAATTGTGGTTGAAGATGCTAACTGTTGTAGGAAGAGTGTAATCACAGGAGTAGTCACTGCCCCGCCTTGTGGGAGTGCACGTTCACGCTCACCTGGACGAGGACTTAAAAGGAAAATAGGTTGCCTTGATTCAGCCACGCGATTGGGGAGGAAAAAGAAGATTGAGCAGGATTATGAGATGGGAGAAGTTATTGGGAAAGGGAAATTTGGGTCTGTATTATTATGTCGTAGGAAGTTGAGTGGAGAAAAGCATGCTTGCAAGACTCTGCGTAAGGGGGAAGAGATCATTCACCGTGAAGTGGAGATAATGCAGCATCTCTCTGGGCATCCAGGTGTTGTGACACTGAAGGCTGTTTATGAGGATGCTGAATCTTTTTATCTTGTTATGGAACTTTGCTCAGGCGGAAGGTTGCTTGACCAAATGGCTAGGGTAGGGAGATATCCGGAGCAACAAGCTGCTAATGTGATCAAAGATCTGATGCTGGTTATTAGATACTGTCATGAGATGGGTGTTGTGCACAGGGACATTAAGCCCGAAAATGTCCTCCTTACAACCTCTGGACAAGTTAAGGTTTCAGACTTTGGGCTAGCTATGAGAATTTCAGATG GTCAGAGTTTGACTGGTGTGGTCGGAAGTCCAGCTTATGTTGCTCCTGAGGTTCTGCTTGGTGATTACACTGAGAAAGTGGACGTATGGAGTGTCGGTGTCCTCCTGCATGCACTTTTGATGGGCGGGCTCCCATTTCAAGGTGATTCTTTGGAATCTATATTCAGCGCAATTAAGGAGGAGAATCTTGAGTTCACTGGTGGACCCTGGGAATTTGTGTCACAACCTGCTCGTGATTTGCTTTCCCGTATGATGACAAGGGATGTTTCAGCAAG GGCATCCATGGATTTTATTTTACACAGAACCCACATTGAAGAACCATGTAAAACCAATCAAAAGCAAGCTGACTGCTACTACTAG
- the LOC107774889 gene encoding root phototropism protein 3-like isoform X2, which translates to MWESETESVSGRDFGNGVLSASEHGVKTDSFEQKGQSWYVATDIPSDLLVQIEDVSFHLHKYPLLSRSGKMNRMIYESRGAELSKISLDELPGGPEAFELAAKFCYGIAIDLSATNISGLRCAAEYLEMTEDLEEGNLIFKTEAFLSYVVLSSWRDSILVLKSCEKLSPWAENLQIVRRCSESIAWKACANPKGIKWQYTGKPTKVSSPNWNQMKDSSPSRNQQVVPPDWWFEDVSILRIDHFVRVITAIKVKGMKHELIGAAIMQYAAKWLPGLIKEGSGLADDGSNISNGINGTSSGSWRGGLHMIVAGSGDEVPSVQAKDQRMIVESLISIIPQHKDSVSCSFLLRLLRMANMLKVAPALITELEKRVGMQFEQATLADLLIPSYNKSETMYDIDLVQRLLEHFIVQEQTESSSPSSYPFSDKHMHDGIQRGTHLNAKMRVARLVDSYLTEVSRDRNLSLTKFQVLAEALPDSARTCDDGLYRAIDSYLKKAH; encoded by the exons ATGTGGGAATCAGAAACTGAGTCTGTTAGTGGAAGAGATTTTGGCAATGGAGTTCTCAGTGCTAGCGAGCATGGAGTTAAGACTGATAGTTTTGAGCAAAAAGGACAGTCTTG GTATGTAGCAACTGATATCCCAAGTGACCTTTTAGTTCAAATTGAAGATGTTAGCTTCCATTTACACAAG TATCCTTTGCTTTCTAGAAGTGGAAAAATGAACAGAATGATATATGAATCGAGGGGTGCAGAATTGAGCAAGATAAGTTTAGATGAACTACCAGGTGGACCTGAGGCATTTGAGCTAGCAGCAAAGTTCTGTTATGGTATTGCTATAGATCTATCTGCAACCAATATTTCTGGCCTAAGATGTGCAGCTGAGTATCTTGAAATGACTGAGGATTTGGAAGAAGGAAACCTTATATTCAAGACTGAAGCTTTTCTCAGCTATGTGGTTTTATCTTCATGGAGAGACTCTATATTGGTGCTAAAGAGCTGTGAAAAGTTATCACCATGGGCAGAAAACCTCCAAATCGTTCGAAGATGCAGCGAGTCCATCGCGTGGAAAGCTTGTGCTAATCCAAAAGGAATAAAATGGCAGTACACAGGAAAGCCTACAAAAGTTTCCAGCCCAAATTGGAACCAAATGAAGGATTCCAGCCCAAGTAGAAACCAGCAAGTAGTACCCCCTGATTGGTGGTTTGAAGATGTTTCAATTCTCAGGATTGATCACTTTGTGAGAGTGATTACCGCAATCAAGGTAAAGGGCATGAAACACGAACTGATAGGTGCTGCTATTATGCAGTATGCAGCTAAGTGGCTGCCAGGTTTGATCAAAGAAGGATCAGGATTGGCGGATGATGGCAGCAACATCAGTAATGGCATAAATGGCACTAGCAGTGGTAGTTGGAGAGGCGGCCTCCATATGATAGTAGCGGGAAGTGGAGATGAAGTACCAAGTGTCCAGGCCAAAGATCAAAGGATGATTGTTGAAAGCCTAATTAGCATAATACCACAACACAAGGACAGTGTTTCGTGTAGCTTCCTTCTTCGACTATTGAGGATGGCAAACATGCTGAAAGTAGCTCCAGCTTTGATAACAGAACTGGAGAAACGCGTAGGAATGCAGTTTGAGCAGGCTACATTGGCTGATCTTCTCATACCATCTTATAATAAAAGTGAAACCATGTATGACATCGATCTTGTGCAGAGGCTTTTGGAACATTTCATAGTTCAAGAGCAGACAGAAAGTTCAAGTCCTAGTAGCTATCCATTCTCCGATAAACATATGCACGATGGAATTCAAAGGGGTACACATCTAAATGCCAAGATGAGAGTGGCGAGGCTCGTAGATAGTTACCTAACAGAAGTATCCAGAGACAGAAATCTTTCTTTGACAAAATTTCAGGTCTTGGCAGAGGCTTTGCCAGATTCAGCAAGAACATGTGATGATGGGCTTTATCGAGCAATTGATTCCTATCTTAAG AAAGCTCATTGA
- the LOC107831292 gene encoding transcription factor SAC51-like — MVTTSTLNCYQQDPAWTSPNLNHATAFLRHGHNLGVPSLYSPCICAANAVSPRPSCFVPGLPSSKAANQNGVKWLPSLAPPKIEYPNDTNFLLPRLIGLESPPTDASANSQKRFLICDQSGNQTRIFFSQGRPLENEVTTPKEHAYGLYYENLTAVVERRSPVKPIIEDKLEESYINGEESSMHEDTEEINALLYSSDGIEGDEDDDDCGEDDEVTSTARSPCANKGGCGCGEHVQLSEELTEEVASSDGPCKRQRLPNGGHKKCSSIESGWANNDDDDDNVESRCVKTSLPLREKDEEDPSLNTRKRKAKIRETLRILESLIPGIKSKDPLLVIDEAIDYLKSLRGKAKALGVGLPQEYPPSP; from the coding sequence ATGGTTACAACCAGCACGCTCAATTGTTACCAGCAGGATCCAGCATGGACTTCACCGAATTTGAACCATGCAACTGCATTCTTACGACATGGACATAACCTTGGTGTTCCATCTCTGTATAGCCCTTGCATATGTGCTGCAAATGCAGTTTCTCCTAGGCCGTCATGTTTCGTCCCTGGTTTGCCAAGTTCTAAGGCAGCCAATCAGAATGGAGTCAAATGGCTGCCAAGCTTAGCTCCCCCCAAAATTGAGTATCCGAATGATACTAACTTTTTACTTCCTCGCTTGATAGGATTAGAGTCCCCACCAACTGATGCATCAGCAAATTCTCAGAAAAGGTTCCTCATTTGTGATCAGTCTGGGAATCAAACTAGAATTTTCTTTAGTCAAGGTCGCCCTCTTGAAAATGAAGTAACTACACCGAAAGAACATGCTTATGGTTTGTATTATGAGAACCTGACTGCTGTAGTGGAGCGAAGATCTCCTGTGAAACCCATTATAGAAGATAAATTGGAGGAAAGCTACATAAATGGTGAAGAAAGTAGTATGCATGAAGACACAGAAGAAATCAATGCATTGCTCTACTCTTCTGATGGCATTGAAGGGGACGAAGATGACGATGATTGTGGCGAGGATGATGAAGTAACTAGCACGGCTCGCTCTCCTTGTGCAAACAAAGGGGGTTGTGGCTGTGGTGAGCATGTACAACTGTCTGAGGAACTTACAGAAGAAGTTGCCAGTTCTGATGGCCCATGTAAAAGGCAAAGATTGCCAAATGGCGGGCACAAGAAATGTTCATCCATAGAATCTGGATGGGccaataatgatgatgatgatgataatgtggAATCAAGATGTGTTAAAACATCTCTTCCTCTCAGGGAGAAGGATGAGGAGGATCCCAGTTTGAACACTAGGAAAAGGAAAGCAAAAATTCGTGAGACCTTGAGAATTCTTGAGAGCTTGATTCCTGGGATAAAGAGTAAGGACCCATTGTTGGTTATTGATGAAGCAATTGATTACTTGAAGTCTCTGAGGGGCAAAGCCAAAGCTTTAGGAGTTGGGCTCCCTCAAGAGTATCCCCCATCTCCTTGA
- the LOC107774890 gene encoding serine/threonine-protein kinase PEPKR2 isoform X1 yields the protein MENLGKKRKGVDISVTCQKDVSPFTVVRSHLSLEDYSRRKKKSREIVVEDANCCRKSVITGVVTAPPCGSARSRSPGRGLKRKIGCLDSATRLGRKKKIEQDYEMGEVIGKGKFGSVLLCRRKLSGEKHACKTLRKGEEIIHREVEIMQHLSGHPGVVTLKAVYEDAESFYLVMELCSGGRLLDQMARVGRYPEQQAANVIKDLMLVIRYCHEMGVVHRDIKPENVLLTTSGQVKVSDFGLAMRISDGQSLTGVVGSPAYVAPEVLLGDYTEKVDVWSVGVLLHALLMGGLPFQGDSLESIFSAIKEENLEFTGGPWEFVSQPARDLLSRMMTRDVSARYSADEVLRHPWILFYTEPTLKNHVKPIKSKLTATTRIERERRNLAFSSLSDDFGSTFGSSSNMPEGEDSGFIDALTVAVSHMKISEPKRSRICSPARTIDQDCPPNIQANHLCTAF from the exons ATGGAGAACTTGGGTAAGAAGAGAAAGGGAGTAGATATTTCAGTTACTTGTCAAAAAGATGTGAGTCCTTTCACAGTAGTCAGGTCACATTTATCACTTGAGGATTACTCGCGAAGGAAAAAGAAATCTAGGGAAATTGTGGTTGAAGATGCTAACTGTTGTAGGAAGAGTGTAATCACAGGAGTAGTCACTGCCCCGCCTTGTGGGAGTGCACGTTCACGCTCACCTGGACGAGGACTTAAAAGGAAAATAGGTTGCCTTGATTCAGCCACGCGATTGGGGAGGAAAAAGAAGATTGAGCAGGATTATGAGATGGGAGAAGTTATTGGGAAAGGGAAATTTGGGTCTGTATTATTATGTCGTAGGAAGTTGAGTGGAGAAAAGCATGCTTGCAAGACTCTGCGTAAGGGGGAAGAGATCATTCACCGTGAAGTGGAGATAATGCAGCATCTCTCTGGGCATCCAGGTGTTGTGACACTGAAGGCTGTTTATGAGGATGCTGAATCTTTTTATCTTGTTATGGAACTTTGCTCAGGCGGAAGGTTGCTTGACCAAATGGCTAGGGTAGGGAGATATCCGGAGCAACAAGCTGCTAATGTGATCAAAGATCTGATGCTGGTTATTAGATACTGTCATGAGATGGGTGTTGTGCACAGGGACATTAAGCCCGAAAATGTCCTCCTTACAACCTCTGGACAAGTTAAGGTTTCAGACTTTGGGCTAGCTATGAGAATTTCAGATG GTCAGAGTTTGACTGGTGTGGTCGGAAGTCCAGCTTATGTTGCTCCTGAGGTTCTGCTTGGTGATTACACTGAGAAAGTGGACGTATGGAGTGTCGGTGTCCTCCTGCATGCACTTTTGATGGGCGGGCTCCCATTTCAAGGTGATTCTTTGGAATCTATATTCAGCGCAATTAAGGAGGAGAATCTTGAGTTCACTGGTGGACCCTGGGAATTTGTGTCACAACCTGCTCGTGATTTGCTTTCCCGTATGATGACAAGGGATGTTTCAGCAAGGTACAGTGCCGATGAAGTACTAA GGCATCCATGGATTTTATTTTACACAGAACCCACATTGAAGAACCATGTAAAACCAATCAAAAGCAAGCTGACTGCTACTACTAGGATAGAACGGGAGAGAAGAAACTTAGCCTTTAGCTCTCTCAGTGATGATTTTGGTTCAACTTTTGGTAGTTCGTCTAATATGCCTGAAGGTGAAGACTCTGGTTTTATCGATGCTCTCACAGTGGCCGTTTCACATATGAAGATATCAGAGCCAAAGAGAAGTAGAATATGCAGCCCAGCCAGAACAATTGATCAAGACTGTCCCCCTAACATACAAGCTAACCACCTCTGTACAGCATTTTGA
- the LOC107774889 gene encoding root phototropism protein 3-like isoform X1: protein MWESETESVSGRDFGNGVLSASEHGVKTDSFEQKGQSWYVATDIPSDLLVQIEDVSFHLHKYPLLSRSGKMNRMIYESRGAELSKISLDELPGGPEAFELAAKFCYGIAIDLSATNISGLRCAAEYLEMTEDLEEGNLIFKTEAFLSYVVLSSWRDSILVLKSCEKLSPWAENLQIVRRCSESIAWKACANPKGIKWQYTGKPTKVSSPNWNQMKDSSPSRNQQVVPPDWWFEDVSILRIDHFVRVITAIKVKGMKHELIGAAIMQYAAKWLPGLIKEGSGLADDGSNISNGINGTSSGSWRGGLHMIVAGSGDEVPSVQAKDQRMIVESLISIIPQHKDSVSCSFLLRLLRMANMLKVAPALITELEKRVGMQFEQATLADLLIPSYNKSETMYDIDLVQRLLEHFIVQEQTESSSPSSYPFSDKHMHDGIQRGTHLNAKMRVARLVDSYLTEVSRDRNLSLTKFQVLAEALPDSARTCDDGLYRAIDSYLKAHPTLSEHERKRLCRVMDCQKLSVDACMHAAQNERLPLRVVVQVLFSEQVKISNAMANLSLKDAGESHYQPLVSNRKSLLEATPQSFQEGWTAAKKDINTLKFELETVKTKYRELQNDMDNLQRQFDKIAKPKQASAWTAGWKKLSKLTKTTNIESHDFNGQVPNAEQTTKTPRRWRNSIS from the exons ATGTGGGAATCAGAAACTGAGTCTGTTAGTGGAAGAGATTTTGGCAATGGAGTTCTCAGTGCTAGCGAGCATGGAGTTAAGACTGATAGTTTTGAGCAAAAAGGACAGTCTTG GTATGTAGCAACTGATATCCCAAGTGACCTTTTAGTTCAAATTGAAGATGTTAGCTTCCATTTACACAAG TATCCTTTGCTTTCTAGAAGTGGAAAAATGAACAGAATGATATATGAATCGAGGGGTGCAGAATTGAGCAAGATAAGTTTAGATGAACTACCAGGTGGACCTGAGGCATTTGAGCTAGCAGCAAAGTTCTGTTATGGTATTGCTATAGATCTATCTGCAACCAATATTTCTGGCCTAAGATGTGCAGCTGAGTATCTTGAAATGACTGAGGATTTGGAAGAAGGAAACCTTATATTCAAGACTGAAGCTTTTCTCAGCTATGTGGTTTTATCTTCATGGAGAGACTCTATATTGGTGCTAAAGAGCTGTGAAAAGTTATCACCATGGGCAGAAAACCTCCAAATCGTTCGAAGATGCAGCGAGTCCATCGCGTGGAAAGCTTGTGCTAATCCAAAAGGAATAAAATGGCAGTACACAGGAAAGCCTACAAAAGTTTCCAGCCCAAATTGGAACCAAATGAAGGATTCCAGCCCAAGTAGAAACCAGCAAGTAGTACCCCCTGATTGGTGGTTTGAAGATGTTTCAATTCTCAGGATTGATCACTTTGTGAGAGTGATTACCGCAATCAAGGTAAAGGGCATGAAACACGAACTGATAGGTGCTGCTATTATGCAGTATGCAGCTAAGTGGCTGCCAGGTTTGATCAAAGAAGGATCAGGATTGGCGGATGATGGCAGCAACATCAGTAATGGCATAAATGGCACTAGCAGTGGTAGTTGGAGAGGCGGCCTCCATATGATAGTAGCGGGAAGTGGAGATGAAGTACCAAGTGTCCAGGCCAAAGATCAAAGGATGATTGTTGAAAGCCTAATTAGCATAATACCACAACACAAGGACAGTGTTTCGTGTAGCTTCCTTCTTCGACTATTGAGGATGGCAAACATGCTGAAAGTAGCTCCAGCTTTGATAACAGAACTGGAGAAACGCGTAGGAATGCAGTTTGAGCAGGCTACATTGGCTGATCTTCTCATACCATCTTATAATAAAAGTGAAACCATGTATGACATCGATCTTGTGCAGAGGCTTTTGGAACATTTCATAGTTCAAGAGCAGACAGAAAGTTCAAGTCCTAGTAGCTATCCATTCTCCGATAAACATATGCACGATGGAATTCAAAGGGGTACACATCTAAATGCCAAGATGAGAGTGGCGAGGCTCGTAGATAGTTACCTAACAGAAGTATCCAGAGACAGAAATCTTTCTTTGACAAAATTTCAGGTCTTGGCAGAGGCTTTGCCAGATTCAGCAAGAACATGTGATGATGGGCTTTATCGAGCAATTGATTCCTATCTTAAG GCCCATCCTACGCTCTCAGAACATGAAAGAAAGAGGCTGTGCAGGGTGATGGATTGCCAGAAACTCTCCGTTGATGCTTGCATGCACGCTGCTCAGAACGAAAGGCTCCCACTACGAGTGGTGGTGCAAGTACTCTTCTCTGAGCAGGTGAAGATAAGCAATGCAATGGCCAATCTCTCTCTCAAAGATGCAGGAGAATCGCATTATCAACCTCTGGTATCTAACCGTAAGTCATTGCTCGAAGCAACGCCACAATCATTTCAAGAGGGATGGACAGCAGCCAAGAAGGACATCAACACTCTTAAGTTTGAACTAGAGACAGTGAAGACTAAGTACCGAGAACTCCAAAACGATATGGATAACTTACAGAGACAGTTTGATAAGATTGCAAAACCAAAACAAGCCTCAGCATGGACTGCAGGGTGGAAAAAGTTAAGCAAGCTCACAAAAACGACGAATATAGAATCACATGACTTCAACGGTCAGGTCCCAAATGCTGAACAGACCACAAAGACACCTAGAAGGTGGAGAAATTCCATTTCTTGA